The stretch of DNA GAATTCCGCTTCAGCATATTTTGACTCAGCACGATCGGCTTGCGGCGAATTTTGATTTTGACTGCCCTTATTAACCTTTTTCGTCATATCATCTTCTCCTTTCATCTTTTAGTACAGTTTAGTTTGGCATTTATGAAATTCTTTATACATTTTAATAGAGGGGTTCAAAGAGATGTAGCGAATTGTAATAATGGAATCTAGCAATCTAGTAAATCAAAAAGCATCCTTCAGTTTTAAGAAGAATGCTTTGTAATGGATTATTTCTTTTCCGATAACCATGTAGCCAAGATTTTTGCGTTCGTTTCATCAACAAGTCCGCCTGGCATCATGCCTTTACCATCTTGAATTCGTGTAAGGATTTCCTTTTTGGATAGCTGACTTCCGATTGTTGTTAAACTAGGACCGGCATTCCCTTCAAGCTTTTCACCATGACAAGAGGCACAGTTCTCTTTATAGACAACTTCTCCTGCTTCTGCAACGGAATGGGTTCCTTGCGAGTGAACTTCTTCGCTGCTTAAAGATACTTCGTCGATTAAAGCGGAATAAGGGACAAATTGAATTTCATGCGGTACACCCTCTGCAGGGATTTCGGTAATTAATTCCCCAGTCTCTGTGTCCCAAATTTGAACACCTGAAACTGCCTCACCGCCAAGTTTATATGGATAACGCTTATCCATTCCATGATTTAATGTCCAAAGCTCCTTGCCATCTGGGCTTATGCCAGTGTGGGCAGGAATCGTCGTACCGGTTGACTCCCAAAGTTTTTCATAGGTTTTTGTATTAAGTTTGAATATTTTGTTACCACCAGTCGTTACATAAGCAAACTTTCCATCTGGACTAAGGGATATGTGAATAGGACCGCCTTCAAAAGAAATCCGCTTTGTGATTTCAAGTGTGGCAACATCAATGATGACAACTTCTTTTGTACCGCCAACTGCTGTCCATACTGACTTTCCGTCAGGTGTAAGGTTTACACCGTGGAGGCTGCCACCAACAGGAATGTCTTTTACAATTTTATTGCTTTTCCAATCTAGAACGGCTACCTTATCTTCTTTATCAATACTAATAAAGAGATACGGTGAGTCAATGGCTTTTCCATCCCAGTACATAGATGGAGAGATATAATCTGTTCCCTCGCCAGTAGGAATGTCGGCTATTTTTTTATGCGAATGGACATCCACAACTGAAACGGTACCGCCGTATTGATTTGCTACATAAAGATACTTATCATCAGGTGAGAGTGCCGAGTGGTGTCCTCCTTTTCCAACTGGAACTCTCCATAATTCTTTAAACGTAATAGGGTCAAGTGCGATGGCATAGGAAGTGTCATCGTATTCAAACCAATCGACGGTAAACATTGTTTTAAAGTCTTTTGTAAAAGTAACAGCATGGGTATCATGAAGGTTAGGATACAATTGTTGTGTTCTTTCGTTCTTCGGCCCTTCGATATCAATGGCTGTTAGCATTTTATGATATTTTGCATCAATCACCCAGATTTTATTGCTAGAGCCGCCGCCTACATATGCTAGACTTTCACTGCCTAGTTTTCCGCCGGCAAGTTTTTCATCAAAACTAAGCTCCTCTGTTTTCGGGGCCGCAGTTTTTTCTTTTGTAGCAGCTGCTTCTTTTTGAGCACATCCGCTAATTAAAAGTGCAGAGAGAATAGCGGTTGCCATTCCAGCTGAGACTAATGTCTTTCGTTTTACCATTATTTTTTCCTCCAATGATTCGTGATAGAGTAAATATAGAGAGAAAATATATAGATGATATGAAGAAAAAGGGTCTAATTTATGACAGTTAAGTATGAGGAGAATGTTATAATATTCCAAATGGAGAGGAGCGGAAAGGGATGAGTCATGAAATAGAGGTAGTAACAACATTGTTTGAAGGAAACCGAAATGAAGAAAATTCTGGTCCTATGAAAAAGTATATGAAAGACCATTTTCCCTTCTTAGGGATTAAGTCGCCACTTCGAAAGGAACTTGAAAAGCAATTTTTTAAAGAGACAGAGATTTTGAAAAGACCTTTTAACCAGGATTTTGTGATTAGTCTATGGGAAAAGGATGAAAGAGAATATCAATATACAGCGATTACATATACGGGAAAATTCATCAAGAAATTGCCAAAGGATGTTATTCAATTTTTGGGAGGATTAATCACGACAAAATCCTGGTGGGATAGTGTCGATTCAATTGCGCCTTTAGCAGGGGAACTGGCTAAGAAGTATCCTGAACTAATCAATGAGAATATTAATCAGTGGTCTGTTGATGATAACTTCTGGCTAAAGAGAACTTCGATTCTTTTTCAATTAAAATATAAGGATCAAACCAATGAAGCGTTACTGTATGATTACATCGTGAAGAATGCTGATAGCAAGGAATTTTTCATTCAAAAAGCCATCGGCTGGGCTTTAAGGGAGTACTCGAAAACAAACCCGGTGTCTGTTAAAGAGTTTATTAGGGACAACCAGCTTGCTCCGTTAAGTATAAGAGAAGGAAGTAAGTATCTTTCATGAGCAAAATGGTGAAAATGTCTAGTGGTATCATGTTAGAATGGCAATAACTTAAAAGGAAAATAGGTGGACAACATGATTAAGTGTATTGCAACAGATATGGATGGAACATTATTAAACTCCGTTCAACAAATAAGTCAGGAAAACAAAGAGGCTATTTTAAAAGCACAAGCACAGGGAATTGAAGTGGTCGTGGCTACTGGCAGGTCTTATCAGGAAGCACGCTATGTCTTGGATGCTGTCGGATTACAATGTCCCGTTATCGGTGTCAATGGTGCTGAGGTTCGGGCAAAAGATGGTGAAGTGCTAGCGACTGTTCCAATTGATAAAAAAATCGCGAGAAAAGCTGCAGAGAAACTGACGGAGAGCGATGTCTATTTTGAAGCTTACACAAACAAAGGTACATACAGTGTAGATCTAGAAAAGGCAGTTTCAATTCTTGTTGATATTGTGGTCAGCGCCAATCCAGATGTCAATCAAGAAGAAGTGATTCACGCTGCAGGAGCTAGAGTTAGAGATGGCTTAGTTCATCCTATTGAAAGCTATGACCTTCTCTTTGCGAATGAGGAAGTTCAATTATATAAATTTTTAGCATTCTCCTTTGATTCCGAGAGGCTGGAGGCTGTATCTACCGTTCTTCATGACTTAGGTGACCTCAGTATTTCCAGCTCGGGGCATGAGAATCTCGAAATTACGAATAAGAACGCACAAAAGGGAATAGCACTTGAAGCATTTGTAAAAGCAAGAGGAATTGAATTGGCAGAGACAATGGCGGTCGGCGATAGTTTTAATGACGTTTCGATGCTAGAAAGAGTCGGCAGAGCCGTTGCAATGGGGAATGCTGCCTATGAAATTAAATCTCTTTGTGATGTGATTACGGCAACCAATGATGAACATGGAGTAGGCAAGGCAATAGTGGAAGTGTTATAGGAAGGAAGAGATAAATGCTCAAATTGTGTTCCATTTTATTATCCGTGATACTTTTGATATCAGGTTGTTCTCTTTTTGAAAAAGAAAATCTCACGTCCAAAGATTCTCTTGAGGATGAGGCGATTGTCCTGCAGCCAGAGATTGAAGTGGTGGCTGAAGAGTTGAGGGTTCCCTGGTCAATCAGTAAGGTGAATCAGGTTTTTTATGTGAGTGAACGAACAGGAAGTATCGTAAAAATTGATAACGGTGAAATGGACAGACAACAGGTTGAATTGGAAAAACCGCTTGCGAAAGCTGCGGAAGCTGGATTACTTGGCTTTGTACTCGATCCGGGATTTTCTGATAATCAAAAGGCGTTTGCTTATTATACGTATTGGAACGATCAGGGGCAGTTTAATCGTGTGGTCGTCTTGCGCCATGAAGGGAATAAGTGGAGTGAGGAAAGGGTTCTGCTTGATCAGATTCCAAGTGCAGCCTATCATCATGGCGGTCGTCTGAAGATTGGTCCGGATGGGAAGTTGTATATTACCACTGGTGATGCCACTACCCCAGAACTTTCACAGGATATAAAGTCCTTAAACGGGAAGATTTTAAGGATGAATTTAGAAGGCAGTATTCCGGAGGATAATCCTTTTGAGAATTCCTACGTCTATAGCTACGGCCATCGAAATCCTCAGGGACTTGTTTGGATAGGAAATACACTATATGCGAGTGAACATGGGCAATCCGCACATGATGAAATCAATTTGATTAAACCTGGAGCAAATTATGGATGGCCGCTAATTGAAGGAAATCAAAGTAAAACTGGAATGGTGACACCTTTGTTTCAGTCTGGTGAAGAAACGTGGGCTCCTTCAGGAATGGCTGCACATAATGGGAAACTGTACGCTGCAACATTAAGGGGAAGCGCAGTCCGTGAATTTGACTTAGACAGGAAACTAACAAGTCCGGTTTTGACGGGATTAGGAAGGATACGAGATGTATTTGTTGATGATGAATACTTTTATTTTGTCAGCAACAACACAGACGGCAGGGGAAATCCTGATCAAAAGGATGACAAATTGTACAGAGTTTTGCTAACCAATCTGAAGTAACTGGATAAAGGCTGGTGTGATTATGACGACAAAAAGTAATAAATTACTATATGGATGGACGCTGATAGCCCATCCAACCTATCAAATCTTTACAAACAGAAACTCATACGTCATCATCGACGAAGACAATGACGTCATGCTCAGATTTACCCTCCAAGAAAACGAAATCGAAATCCAAGGCGCAAACTGGAACCTAAACTACAAAATCAACCTCGGCTTCAAAACCCTAAAAATCATCAACACACCAGAAGAGTAAAAACATACGGTGACAGGCACCAAATATACAAAAAGGTGCATTTATGCAGATTTTTTTGCATAAAAGGTTGCTGTCACCGTATTACTTCTCCATTTAAAGGATAACGATTTTTAATGAGTTTACTTGCGATACTAGGAGTTCTTCGTATTGTTTTTGGGCTTGGAAGTTGATTTCTTGCTGGCTCATTTCTGGGTTTTCTTTTTTTACCTTCTCTATCATGTCTTTTTGTACTTTTTGGGAGAGGACAATCATTTGATATTGCTGCTTTTCGGTTTCCCAAAATTTCTCTTCACCATATTCGTTAATCATTGCCTTCGCGGATTCGAACTGGTTGTATTGGTCGCGGACCTTATTGATTTCTGTTTCCACTTCGGATTCAGTGGCGGAGTGCCCCTTTTCTTCAGCGAGCATGGCCATTGCCCGCAGGCGGATGATTTGCGTTAACAGTTGATTTTGGTCTTCAATCAACTTTTCTTGTGATTCCCAGTAAGTTAAGGCTTCCTTCAATTCGTCGCCTATATAACGCTTTTGGTCTGTCTCACGATTGATAGCAAGCTGAAGGTAATTGATAAACTTGTAGAAGTCTAAATCTTCATAGGTAATCCATTCACCGTTAATCGAAGCAACGCCTTCCGGTTGTTTCACCTCATAATTGATAGTCTGTTCAGTCTTTTTCCCATCCTTCTCAAGGATAAAGAATATTTCATATTTCCCTGTCATCGGCAGTTGGACGGTACCTGAATATAGCCCATCTTCCTCCTCTGTGAGCTCCACTTCCGTTGTACCGTGGTCCATATTGGTCATTGAAAATTCCGCTGAAACAGTAAGACCTTCTGCTGCCTCATCCTTTTCACTTACTCTAACTTCAAAGGGCATTTCCTTATCAGGTTGATGATAGATTGGTTTTGTGACTTTAATGCTATACTCAGGGTCGCCGCTGCAGCCTGCAAGTACAGTAAGCAGCAGCAGTGCGGTCAGCCTCATCGCTTTTTTCATGATTCAATCCCTCCAAGATTATGTGTAAGTAAGAATTCATCCACCGTGTATTTTTCCATTTTTCCATTATTTAAATAGGCCACATGTGTACAAACCGATCTAATTTCATCGAGATGATGAGAGGAGAGCAGGATGGTTTTATCATGAAGCGATTTTAACACTTCTAGTATTTCCTTTCGCCCCATCGGGTCAATCCCGCTAGTAGGTTCATCAAGAATCAGAATACTTGAATCTTGATAGAGAGTGATGGCTAGTCCTAGGCGCTGCAGCATGCCTTTGGAATATTTCTTCACTTGCACTTCACGGTCATCCCATAGACTTACCGACCTAAGGACACTCTCTATCCGCTCTTGATCCACTGTCTTTCCAACTGCCTCAGCAAAAAAGCTTATATTTTCATGACCCGTCAGCATCGGATAAAGTTGAAATTTTTCTGGCAGAT from Neobacillus sp. CF12 encodes:
- a CDS encoding c-type cytochrome; the protein is MVKRKTLVSAGMATAILSALLISGCAQKEAAATKEKTAAPKTEELSFDEKLAGGKLGSESLAYVGGGSSNKIWVIDAKYHKMLTAIDIEGPKNERTQQLYPNLHDTHAVTFTKDFKTMFTVDWFEYDDTSYAIALDPITFKELWRVPVGKGGHHSALSPDDKYLYVANQYGGTVSVVDVHSHKKIADIPTGEGTDYISPSMYWDGKAIDSPYLFISIDKEDKVAVLDWKSNKIVKDIPVGGSLHGVNLTPDGKSVWTAVGGTKEVVIIDVATLEITKRISFEGGPIHISLSPDGKFAYVTTGGNKIFKLNTKTYEKLWESTGTTIPAHTGISPDGKELWTLNHGMDKRYPYKLGGEAVSGVQIWDTETGELITEIPAEGVPHEIQFVPYSALIDEVSLSSEEVHSQGTHSVAEAGEVVYKENCASCHGEKLEGNAGPSLTTIGSQLSKKEILTRIQDGKGMMPGGLVDETNAKILATWLSEKK
- a CDS encoding DNA alkylation repair protein, producing MSHEIEVVTTLFEGNRNEENSGPMKKYMKDHFPFLGIKSPLRKELEKQFFKETEILKRPFNQDFVISLWEKDEREYQYTAITYTGKFIKKLPKDVIQFLGGLITTKSWWDSVDSIAPLAGELAKKYPELINENINQWSVDDNFWLKRTSILFQLKYKDQTNEALLYDYIVKNADSKEFFIQKAIGWALREYSKTNPVSVKEFIRDNQLAPLSIREGSKYLS
- a CDS encoding HAD family hydrolase yields the protein MIKCIATDMDGTLLNSVQQISQENKEAILKAQAQGIEVVVATGRSYQEARYVLDAVGLQCPVIGVNGAEVRAKDGEVLATVPIDKKIARKAAEKLTESDVYFEAYTNKGTYSVDLEKAVSILVDIVVSANPDVNQEEVIHAAGARVRDGLVHPIESYDLLFANEEVQLYKFLAFSFDSERLEAVSTVLHDLGDLSISSSGHENLEITNKNAQKGIALEAFVKARGIELAETMAVGDSFNDVSMLERVGRAVAMGNAAYEIKSLCDVITATNDEHGVGKAIVEVL
- a CDS encoding sorbosone dehydrogenase family protein; this translates as MLKLCSILLSVILLISGCSLFEKENLTSKDSLEDEAIVLQPEIEVVAEELRVPWSISKVNQVFYVSERTGSIVKIDNGEMDRQQVELEKPLAKAAEAGLLGFVLDPGFSDNQKAFAYYTYWNDQGQFNRVVVLRHEGNKWSEERVLLDQIPSAAYHHGGRLKIGPDGKLYITTGDATTPELSQDIKSLNGKILRMNLEGSIPEDNPFENSYVYSYGHRNPQGLVWIGNTLYASEHGQSAHDEINLIKPGANYGWPLIEGNQSKTGMVTPLFQSGEETWAPSGMAAHNGKLYAATLRGSAVREFDLDRKLTSPVLTGLGRIRDVFVDDEYFYFVSNNTDGRGNPDQKDDKLYRVLLTNLK
- a CDS encoding FixH family protein, with protein sequence MKKAMRLTALLLLTVLAGCSGDPEYSIKVTKPIYHQPDKEMPFEVRVSEKDEAAEGLTVSAEFSMTNMDHGTTEVELTEEEDGLYSGTVQLPMTGKYEIFFILEKDGKKTEQTINYEVKQPEGVASINGEWITYEDLDFYKFINYLQLAINRETDQKRYIGDELKEALTYWESQEKLIEDQNQLLTQIIRLRAMAMLAEEKGHSATESEVETEINKVRDQYNQFESAKAMINEYGEEKFWETEKQQYQMIVLSQKVQKDMIEKVKKENPEMSQQEINFQAQKQYEELLVSQVNSLKIVIL
- a CDS encoding ABC transporter ATP-binding protein, whose amino-acid sequence is MITVTNLNQSFGKKLILESINIEINKHEICALVGRNGAGKSTFINSLLGLLPVKQGSIIINGVQVTKKNHDWKKAIAYLPEKFQLYPMLTGHENISFFAEAVGKTVDQERIESVLRSVSLWDDREVQVKKYSKGMLQRLGLAITLYQDSSILILDEPTSGIDPMGRKEILEVLKSLHDKTILLSSHHLDEIRSVCTHVAYLNNGKMEKYTVDEFLLTHNLGGIES